One Cedecea neteri DNA segment encodes these proteins:
- the nudE gene encoding ADP compounds hydrolase NudE, whose protein sequence is MSKSLIKPTILNVETVARSRLFNVETVDLEFSNGVRRVYERMKPSSREAVMIVPVVDDHLILIREYAVGTESYELGFSKGLIDPGETVFEAANRELKEEVGFGANELTFLKTLTMAPSYFSSKMNIVVAEDLYPESLEGDEPEELPQVRWPLAKMMDLLNEDDFSEARNVSALFLVREWLRQQGRL, encoded by the coding sequence ATGAGCAAATCACTAATAAAACCAACGATTTTAAATGTCGAAACCGTGGCGCGTTCGCGGCTTTTTAACGTCGAAACGGTGGATCTGGAATTTAGCAATGGCGTTCGCCGCGTCTACGAACGTATGAAACCGTCTTCACGTGAGGCGGTCATGATAGTACCTGTTGTTGATGACCACTTGATCTTAATCCGTGAATACGCGGTTGGCACAGAATCCTATGAGCTAGGGTTTTCTAAAGGGCTGATCGACCCGGGTGAAACGGTGTTTGAGGCCGCCAACCGCGAGCTGAAAGAAGAAGTGGGTTTTGGCGCGAACGAGCTGACGTTTTTGAAAACGCTGACGATGGCACCGTCCTATTTTTCGAGCAAAATGAACATTGTGGTTGCAGAAGATCTGTATCCCGAATCGCTTGAAGGGGACGAGCCGGAAGAACTGCCGCAGGTACGGTGGCCGCTGGCGAAAATGATGGATTTGCTCAATGAAGATGATTTCAGCGAGGCGCGTAACGTCAGCGCTTTGTTCCTTGTTCGCGAATGGTTAAGGCAACAGGGTCGACTGTAA
- a CDS encoding intracellular growth attenuator family protein, producing the protein MSTLLFLLAAMLACVLIAGWLIWRSLRLRARVSHDRSFSGATTRKLTPEERVAVENYLERYSRSQELIGPSGASNPPPRLTLTAQSSMVFSLTRSITRYGLSADDANKWRYYLDSVEVHLPPFWEQYITNDNDVELIRTSSIPLVISLNGNTLQNDTLDTQQYALEGYSGTQASIRGEESEQIELLNIRQETQEEYSLSRPDGVREAALICIAFIMLFLSLVTPPVFLPWLIGGAVLLIAAGLWGLFAPPAKTALREIHCLRGTPKRWGLFGESNQDQMNNISLGIIDLVYPPHWQPFVAQDLGQKTDIDIYLDRHVVRQGRFLSLHDEVRNFPLQHWVRNLLIAAGALLVLLMMTIWVPLEMPIKLSASWLKGAQSIEATSVEDLAKYKLQVGDTLRVNGTGMCNIQTPGGYHARQNFPFTPFDCSQIIWNTARPLPLPESEIMDKAVALTKAVSGQIHPQGGEADSKVNPQLADAIQKSGMVLLDDFAGIVKKTQALCTAEEECVRLKNALVNLGNTKDWDSLIKRADSGKLTGVNVLLRPVSAESLDNLVTTSTAPFFIRETARAAQALNSPAPGGYIIINDEGGDLVDQPLPPMSLYDFPAQEQWTEFQRLAEMLLQTPFHAEGIITGIYTDANGTQHVTLHRISDTHSLWSYIGISLMLIAMLACAAINGVLAVTRYRRASTRLAEIQRYYDSCLNPTLTPPTPLK; encoded by the coding sequence ATGAGCACCTTATTATTTCTGTTAGCTGCTATGCTGGCCTGCGTACTGATTGCCGGATGGCTGATTTGGCGAAGCCTGAGGCTTCGTGCCCGGGTTTCGCACGATCGTTCCTTCTCCGGTGCCACCACGCGTAAACTGACCCCAGAAGAGCGCGTTGCCGTCGAAAATTACCTCGAGCGCTATTCGCGTTCTCAGGAACTGATCGGCCCATCCGGTGCAAGCAATCCACCGCCAAGGTTAACGCTCACCGCGCAAAGCAGCATGGTTTTCTCCCTGACCCGATCTATCACTCGCTACGGCCTCTCTGCCGATGACGCCAATAAATGGCGTTATTATCTTGATTCTGTTGAAGTGCATTTGCCGCCATTCTGGGAGCAATACATCACCAACGATAACGACGTGGAGCTGATTCGGACAAGCAGCATCCCGCTGGTGATTTCACTCAATGGCAATACGCTGCAAAACGATACGCTGGACACGCAGCAGTATGCCCTGGAAGGTTATTCAGGCACTCAGGCATCCATCCGGGGCGAAGAAAGCGAGCAAATCGAGCTGCTAAATATTCGCCAGGAAACCCAGGAAGAATATTCCCTGAGCCGCCCTGACGGCGTCCGTGAAGCCGCACTTATTTGCATCGCTTTTATCATGCTGTTCCTGAGTCTCGTGACGCCGCCCGTGTTCCTGCCCTGGCTCATTGGCGGTGCCGTTTTGCTGATTGCCGCCGGGTTATGGGGCCTCTTTGCTCCTCCGGCAAAAACGGCATTGCGCGAAATCCATTGCCTGCGCGGCACACCTAAGCGCTGGGGGCTGTTTGGTGAATCCAACCAGGATCAGATGAACAATATCTCCCTGGGGATTATCGACCTGGTTTATCCACCGCACTGGCAGCCTTTTGTAGCGCAGGATTTGGGGCAGAAAACCGACATCGATATCTACCTTGACCGCCATGTAGTGCGTCAGGGGCGTTTCCTTTCTCTGCATGATGAAGTGCGTAACTTCCCGCTACAGCACTGGGTGCGCAACCTTCTTATTGCCGCTGGTGCGCTGTTGGTCCTGCTGATGATGACCATTTGGGTGCCATTGGAAATGCCCATTAAGCTCAGCGCCTCATGGTTAAAGGGCGCTCAGTCCATCGAAGCCACCAGCGTTGAAGACCTCGCCAAATACAAGCTGCAGGTTGGCGATACGCTTAGAGTCAACGGCACGGGGATGTGTAATATTCAAACGCCCGGCGGTTATCACGCGCGGCAAAATTTCCCGTTCACCCCCTTCGACTGTTCACAAATTATCTGGAATACCGCCCGTCCTCTGCCCTTGCCTGAGTCGGAAATCATGGACAAAGCGGTCGCCCTGACCAAAGCCGTCAGCGGGCAAATCCATCCTCAGGGTGGCGAAGCTGACAGCAAGGTAAACCCCCAGCTCGCGGACGCCATTCAGAAATCAGGCATGGTCCTGTTGGATGATTTTGCCGGGATTGTGAAAAAAACGCAGGCGCTGTGTACCGCAGAGGAAGAGTGTGTGCGCCTGAAAAATGCGCTCGTAAACCTGGGCAACACTAAAGACTGGGATTCTCTGATCAAGCGTGCGGATTCAGGAAAACTGACCGGGGTGAATGTCCTTCTACGGCCGGTTAGCGCCGAGTCGCTGGATAACCTGGTGACCACCTCAACCGCGCCATTCTTTATCCGTGAAACCGCCCGCGCAGCTCAGGCGTTAAACAGCCCGGCGCCGGGCGGCTACATCATCATCAACGATGAAGGCGGCGATCTCGTGGACCAACCGCTGCCGCCAATGTCGCTGTATGACTTCCCGGCTCAGGAACAATGGACCGAATTCCAGCGGCTGGCGGAAATGTTGCTGCAAACACCGTTCCACGCCGAAGGAATCATTACCGGCATCTACACGGACGCTAACGGCACACAGCACGTCACCCTGCATCGGATTTCCGATACACACAGCCTCTGGAGCTACATCGGTATTTCTCTGATGCTGATTGCGATGCTGGCCTGCGCCGCGATAAACGGCGTTCTGGCGGTGACTCGCTATCGCCGTGCCAGTACGCGGCTGGCTGAAATTCAGCGCTATTATG